ATCGATGCCTTTGACCAGACCGCGCCAACACCGACCCTGCCCTACATCACCGCCCTCAAACGTGACCCGATCCCGATCGCGCGGGCGCTGCGCAGCGCCATCGCCGGCCTGTCGCCGACCGACCGCGCGGCGCTCCGGCTCAAGGGCCTGGTACAGATCCCCGCATCGGCCTATCTGGCGCTTCCCGTTCCGCCCAGCCCCTGACCAATCCGGCCTGCCCTTGGGTCATTTTGCGCAAATGACGGGCAAAACGTCCCTTTTGCCCGTGGACAAGGCCCATATTTTCCTTCCTTATACCGTCTGATCGAAACAGACGTAGCTGCCCCACGTGTTTGACACCGCCGTTATCGAAATCCGCAACCTACACAAAGCCTACGGCGCGCTCGAAGTGCTCAAGGGTGTGGATATCCGGGCGGAACGGGGGGATGTGGTGTCGCTGATCGGCTCGTCGGGATCCGGAAAATCCACGCTTCTGCGCTGCTGCAACCTGCTGGAAGACAGCCAGCAGGGCGAGGTGCTGTTCAAGGGCGAGCCTGTGACCTGGAAAGGCAAGGATCACGCCCGCCGCCCATCTGATCCGAAACAGGTGCTGCGTATCCGCACAAACCTGTCGATGGTGTTTCAGCAGTTCAATCTTTGGGCGCACATGACCATCCTGCAAAACGTGATGGAGGCCCCGGTCACCGTCCTGCGCCGCGACCCGGCCGATGCCGAAGCGGCGGCGCGCAAGTATCTGGACCAGGTCGGGATCGGCGACAAATGCGACGCCTTTCCGGCGCAACTGTCAGGTGGCCAGCAACAACGCGCCGCCATTGCCCGCGCGCTCTGCATGGAGCCCGAAGCACTGCTGTTCGACGAACCGACCAGCGCCCTGGACCCGGAACTGGAACAGGAAGTCGTCAAGGTGATCAAGGACCTGGCCGCCGAAGGGCGCACCATGCTGATCGTGACCCACGACATGAAACTGGCCCATGACGTCAGCGACCACGTGGTGTTCCTGCATCAGGGCCTGATCGAAGAACAAGGGGCGCCAGACGATCTGTTCGGCGCACCCAAATCCGAACGTCTGCGCGGGTTTCTATCTGCAACCCACGCCGCGTAACCCAAAGAAAACAAGGGGAGTATCACTCATGAAATCTATCCTGATGACCACAGTGGCCGTCACGTTGACGGCTACGCTGGCCATGGCCGATGGCCATTCCGTTGTCCGCATGGGCACCGAAGGCGCCTACCCTCCGTGGAACTTCATCAATGACGCGGGCGAAGTCGACGGGTTCGAGCGCGAACTGGGCGACGAATTGTGCAGCCGCGCCGAACTGACCTGCGAATGGGTCACCAACGAATGGGACAGCATCATCCCGAACCTCGTGTCCGGCAACTATGACACCATCATCGCGGGCATGAGCATCACGGACGAACGGGACGAGGTGATCGACTTCACCCAGAACTACACCCTGCCCGACCCATCCTCCTATGCCGCCACGTCGGCGGATGTGGATGTCGAAGGCGCCGTGATCGCGGCCCAGACCAACACAATCCAGGCGGCATTTGTCGCTGAAAAGGGCTGGACGCTGGTTGAATTCGCCACACCCGAAGAAACTGTCGCCGCCGTGAAAAACGGCGAAGCAGATGCAGTGCTGGCCGACCAGTCGTTCCTTGCCGCCATCGTCGAAGAAGATGCCGACCTGGTGTTTCTCGAGCGTGAAGAGCTGATCGGCGGCGGTGTCGGCATGGGCGTGCGCGAAAGCGACGGAGAGCTGAAGGCCAAGTTCGACGCGGCCATCCAGTCGATGAAAGATGACGGGTCCCTGAATGACCTGATCACCAAATGGGAGATCGGCGAGACGTTCTGATCGCCTAACCCACTGAAAACACGGTTGTCCCCGCGGGGACAACCGACCACGGGGCTGCACCATCTTTTCCTTTTGTACTGACCCAAGCACCCTGCCCGACTGGCAGTGGATGGCGTGCTACCTGACCACGGGCAAGCACATGTCGATCTATTGGTCGGTGCTGACCGTGCTGGGCCTGCTGGCGGTCACCGCGCCCGCGGCGCTTGCCTTCGGCTTTGCCGGGGCGTCCGCCGCGCGGTCGGGCATCACGCCCGTGTCGTGGCTGGGCCGCGGCTATATTGCGATCGTGCGGGGTGTGCCCGACATCGCCTTTTTCCTGTTCTTTGTCATCGCGCTTGACCAGGCCATCGAATACCTGCGCCACAAGGCGCTGTGCCCGAATTGGACCGACCCGATCCGTCAGGGCAACGACTTTGTCGTCTGTGCCGCGGCCAAGATGCCGTTGGGCAATGCCCCGCAATGGGTGCACGAAAGCTATGGCTTTGCGCTTGCGGTTCTGACCTTCGCCATCGTGTTCGGGGCCTTTGCCGCCAACGTCCTGTTTGGTGCGATGCGCGCAGTTCCGAAGGCGCAGCTTGAAACCGCCGAGGCCTATGGCATGTCCCCGCGCCAGACGTTCTGGCGTATCCTTGTGCCCCAGATGTGGGTCTATGCCCTGCCCGGCCTGTCGAACCTGTGGATGGTGCTGATCAAGGCGACGCCGCTGCTGTTCCTGCTGGGGGTCGAGGACATCGTCTATTGGGCCCGCGAGTTGGGCGGTACCAAGACGTCGAGGTTTACCGAATATCCGCATGGTGACTGGCGGATGTGGTACTTCCTCGCCCTGCTGGTCTTCTACCTGATGTTCACCCGCGTCTCCGAAATCGTGCTGGACCGCCTGATGGCCCGCCTGACCCACGGGCAGGCCACCACGGGCGGCGAAGCGCAGCGAAAGGTGGCTGCGTGAGTTGCGTTCAGACCATCATGGACTACGGCCTGCGTTCCATCGGGATTGGCGAACGGCTGCTCCCGCGCGAGGATTTCACGATCTGCCAGCAAGTCACGCTGATCGGGTCGGGCATGATCTGGAACGTGTATTTCGGCATCGTGGCCCTGTCGCTTGGCTTCTTCCTCGCCACTGCCGTGGCCATCGGCAAGAACGCGACATCCACATGGGCGCGCAAACCTGCGGAATGGTTCATTTTTGTCTTCCGGGGCTCGCCGCTCTTTATCCAGTTCTTCTTTGCCTATTTCCTGTTTCTGCAACTCAAGGGCGTACACCCGTTCTTTGACCCGTTCACCGCTGCGTGGCTGGGCGCGCTGATTGTGCTGTTTCTGAACACCGCCGCCTATTCGGCCGAGATTTTCTATGGCGCGCTGCAATCGATCCCCAAGGGCGAGGTCGAGGCGGCGGATGCCTACGGCCTGTCGGGCTGGCCCCGGTTCAAGCGCGTCGTATGGCCCACGATGCTGCGACTGGCCTGGCCCGCCTACACGAACGAGGCGATCTTTCTGTTCCACGCCACCACGCTTGTCTTCTTCTCGGGCTTTCCGGCGTGGCAGCAACGGGGCGACGCGCTTTATTATGCAAGCTATTTTGCCGACAAGACGTTCAACCCGTTTGTGCCCTACCCGATCCTGGCGGGGTATTTCATCTTGCTGACGCTGGTCATCATCGGGATGTTCGGTCTTGTAAACCGGCGTCTGAACCGTCACTTGCCGGCCAACACGCGCCAGAAGATGAAGTTGCGCATGAACCTGATCCGATGAAGGATTTCATGCCTCCGGCGGGCATATTTTGAGAACAATGAAAGACTGATCATGCACGATTGGCTGACAGGCAATCCCGAAATCCGCGCCATCCGCGTGGCCGCTGCCGATCTGAACGGCGTGGCGCGGGGCAAGCGGATGCCGGTGCGTTTTGCCGACAAGGTCACGCAGGACGGTACCCGATTTCCCATGTCGGTGCTGAACCTCGACATCTGGGGCGAGGATATCGAGGACAGCCCGCTGGTCATGGAAACCGGCGACCGCGATGGTGTGCTGCGCCCGACCGAGCGGGGGTTCGTGCCCATGCCGTGGCTGAACACGCCCACCGGCCTCTTGCCGATCTGGATGTTTCATGACGATGGGCGTCCGTTCGCGGGGGATCCGCGCCATGCTTTGTCGGCTGTGCAAAAACGCTTTGCCGACAAGGGCCTGACGCCCGTTGTTGCGGTCGAGCTTGAGTTCTTCCTGATTGATGACGCGGGCACCCGCCTGCGCGTCCCTGCCTCGCCCCGTTCGGGCAAGCGCCGCGTGGCGGGCGAGATCCTGTCGATGCGCACGCTGGATGCCTTCGACGACTTCTTTACCGAGCTGTATGACGCCTGCGCGGCGATGGACATCCCCGCCGACACCGCCATTTCCGAAAGCGGCCTGGGCCAGTTCGAGATCAACCTGATGCATCAGGCCGATGCACTGAAGGCCGCAGACGACGCGTGGCTGTTCAAGATGCTGGTCAAGGGATTGGCCCGCAAGCACGGCTTTGCCGCGTCGTTCATGGCCAAACCCTATCCGGATTATGCGGGCAACGGGCTGCACATGCACTTTTCAGTGCTGGATGCGGAGGGCCGGAACATCTTTGACGATGGAGGTGCCGCGGGCACGGATGCCCTGCGCCACGCCATTCAGGGATGTCTGTCGGCGATGCCCGGGTCCATGTTGATCTTCGCGCCGCATGCCAATTCCTATGCCCGCCTGGTGCCCGGCGCACATGCGCCCACAGGCATCGCCTGGGCCTACGAGAACCGCACGGCCGCGATCCGCGTCCCCTCCGGCCCGCCCGCGGCGCGGCGCATCGAGCACAGGCTGGCGGGGGGCGACGTGAACCCGTACCTGTCCATTGCGGCGGTGCTGGGTGCCGCCCTGAACGGGATCGAGGACGCCACCGATCCGCCCGCCCCGATCACCGGCAACGCCTATGCCCAGGACCTGCCACAGGTGCCGGCGACATGGGACGCAGCCATGGCAGCGTTCGAGGCCAGCCCCGAGATCGCCCGCATCTTTGATGCGGCGCTGATCGCCAACATGCTGATGACGAAACGGCAGGAGGCCCGCTACATGGCAGAGCTCAGCCCAGACGAGCAGACGGAAATCTACCTCGACAGCGTTTGAGGCACGCACTATCTTCGGCCCGTAACCCTCAGGTGATCCATGAAAATCGGCATATTGCAAACCGGCCACGCGCCCGACGAAGTGTTGGGAACGCTTGGCGACTATGACGCCATGTTCGCCCGCCTGCTGGACGGGCACGGCTTTGACTTTGAAACCTTCAAGGTGGTCGATATGGACTTTCCCAGCGGTCCTGACATCTGCGATGGCTGGCTGGTGACCGGATCGAAACACGGCGCCTATGAGGACCATCCGTTCATTCCCCCGCTCGAAGCGTTGATCCGCGACATCCACACCTCTGGCCGCCCCATGATCGGCGTCTGCTTTGGGCACCAGATCATCGCGCAGGCCATGGGCGGCACCGTGGAAAAATTCGCGGGCGGCTGGTCCGTCGGGCGGCGCGAATACGACTACAAGGGCGAAACGATCAGCGTGAACGCCTGGCATCAGGACCAGGTGATCGCCGTGCCACCGGGGGCCGAGGTGATCGGATCAAGCGCCTTTTGCGCAAACGCCGCCCTTGTCTATGGCAACCGGATCTGGACGATCCAGCCGCACCCCGAATTTGGCGCCGACATGGTCGAGGCGCTGGCAACCCACCGAGCGCCCGGCGTTGTCCCCGACCCGCTGATCGAGGAGGCGCGCGCGCAACTGGACATCCCCACCCACAGGCACAAGGTGGCCGCGGACATGGTGGCCTTCCTCAAACAGGGGGCGCTTGTCGATGTCTGACCCCTGGACCGCCACACTGCCCGATGCGGCGCGCCTTTACCTCGAAGGCAGGCGCCTGGACGAGGTCGAGTGCATCATCGCCGATCTGCCGGGTATCGCACGGGGCAAGGCCGTGCCTGCCTCGAAATTTGCGCGGCAGGAATACTTTCACCTGCCCGACAGCATCTTTTACCAGACCATCACCGGCGATTGGGGCGAGGCCGCGGACGAGGACGGGTTCATCGAAAAGGACATGATCCTCAAGCCGGACATGTCGACCGCCACCGCCGCGCCCTGGACAGGCGACTGGACCTTGCAGGTGATCCACGACGCCTATGACCGCAAGGGCGCGCCCGTGCCCTTTTCGCCGCGCAACGTGTTGAAGCGGGTGGTGCAGCTCTACAAGGACAAGGGCTGGACACCGGTTGTGGCCCCGGAGATGGAGTTCTTCCTGATTGCGCGCAATCTGGACCCGGCGCAGGAAATCCAGCCGATGGTTGGCCGGTCGGGCCGTCCCGCCGCCGCGCGCCAGGCCTATTCAATGACCGCCGTTGACGAATTCGGGCCCGTGATCGACGACATCTATGACTTCGCCGAAGCGCAGGGGTTCGAAATTGACGGCATCACCCAGGAAGGCGGCGCGGGCCAGCTTGAGATCAACCTGCGCCATGGCGATCCGGTCAAGCTGGCGGACGAGGTGTTCTATTTCAAACGGCTGATCCGAGAGGCCGCGCTGCGCCACGACTGCTTTGCCACATTCATGGCCAAGCCGATCGAAAACGAGCCCGGCAGTGCGATGCACATCCATCATTCGATCATCGATACCCAGACTGGCGACAACCTGTTCGTTGGCCCACAGGGCGGCGATACGGACGCGTTTTTCCACTTTATCGCCGGATTGCAAAATCATCTGCCCGCGGCCCTTGCCGTGATGGCCCCTTTCGTGAACAGCTACCGCCGGTACGTGAAGGACCATGCCGCCCCGATCAACCTGGCCTGGGGCCGCGACAACCGCACCACGGGCATTCGTATCCCGCTGTCCGAACCGCAGGCGCGGCGGGTCGAAAACCGCATCGCGGGCATGGACTGCAACCCGTATCTGGGCATCGCGGCGTCGCTTGCCTGCGGCTATCTCGGCCTGACCCAGGAACAGCGTCCCTCGGCCCAGTTCCGGGGTGATGCGTATGAGGGCGATGGCGACATCCCGCGCGTGCTGGGATCGGCCCTCGATCTTTTTGATCAGGCCACCGATCTGCACGCGGTGTTGGGCCCGGACTTTGCCCGTGTCTATTCCATCGTCAAGCGCGCGGAATATGACGAATTTCTTCAGGTCATTTCCCCGTGGGAGCGCGAGCATTTGCTGCTGAACGTCTAGGGCAGGACATCTGGCCCATCCGTTTCGATCGCAACATCACCCGTCGGGCCATGGGGCCGGTTTTTTGGGAAACAGAGAAGATGGACCTGCTCACTGCCAATGATCGTGCCGGGGCGTATCCCGACAGTTGGTATGCTGCAACGTCGGACATTGGCCCCGCGCGTCCTGCATTGGCCACAGATGTGCGCGCCGACGTGTGCATTGTCGGGGCAGGATATACGGGCCTGTCCGCCGCCGTGCATCTGGCGCAGGCCGGGCGCCGGGTTGTCGTTCTTGAAGCGCAGCGCGTGGGCTTTGGCGCATCGGGGCGCAATGGCGGGCAACTGGGCACCGGCCAGCGGGTTGAACAGCCCTATCTGGAGAAGATGGTTGGCCCGGAGGATGCGCGCCGTCTGTGGGACATGGGCCTTGAGGCAACCGATCTGGTCCGCACCCTGATCAGCACGCACAAGATCGACTGTTTCTACCGTCCCGGTGTGGCCTGGACTGCGGAAACCGCACGCGATGTGGCCGACCTGCATGCCTATGCCGATCACATGTCCCGCATCTATGACCATCCTGTCGAGGTGCTGACGCGCGACGCGTTTCACGCGATCTGTCCGTCGCCTGCCTACCGGGGCGGCGTGATCGACCCCCGGTCCGGCCATCTGCACCCGCTGCGGTTTGCGCTGGGTCTGGCGCGCGCGGCAGAGGCTGCAGGGGCCACGATCCACGAGGGCAGCACCGTCACGGGCGTCTCGACCGGCCCGGTGGTCACCGTTGCAACCCCCGGCGGCCAGGTCACCGCCGACCACGTCATCCTGGCGTGCAACGGATATCTTGGCGGGCTGAACGCCGCTGTTGCGGCGCGGGTCATGCCCATCAACAACTTTGTCGCGGCCACCGCCCCGCTGGACGACCCCGACCGCGTTCTGGCCCGCGACATTGCCGTGTCAGACAGCCGCTTCGTCGTGAATTACTTCCGCCTCAGCCATGACAAGCGGCTGCTCTTTGGCGGGGGCGAAAGCTATGGCTACCGCTTTCCGCGCGACATTGCGGCCAAGGTGCGCAAACCGATGACGCAGATCTTTCCGCATCTGCGCGATGTGCCCATCGACTATGCCTGGGGCGGCACACTTGCCATCACCATGAAACGCCTGCCCTACCTCGCGCGGGTCGGTCCCGCTGTGTTGAATGCCTCGGGTTATTCTGGCCACGGCGTGGGCACCGCGACCCATGCCGGCATGCTGATGGCCCGCGCCATTCAGGGGCAGTCGGACGGGTTCGACACCATGGCCGCCATCCCCACGGCGCCGTTTCCGGGCGGCGCGCGCCTGCGCTCTCCGCTGCTGGTGCTGGCGATGACATGGTACAGCCTGCGCGACCGTCTGGGCCTGTAAACCGGCGCAGATTTTCGCCGCCCTGTCACAAAATCGTTTCCTTTTGCCCCTAACGGATTTAGAAAACCAAAAACCGAGCATAAGGATTCTGAAATATGGCCCTTCCCGACATGCACAGCGCCGAACCCATCCCCGCCGCCGCCCGGGACGAGATTGACCGACTTCTGACCTCGGGCGACCTGTTTCGTTACACCGCACCGCAGGACGCACCGGTGTCCCTGCTCGAAGCGGAGTTTGCCGCGATGATGGGCAGCAAGTTCGCACTCGCGGTCTCGTCCTGCTCGGCGGCGCTGTTCCTGTCGCTCAAGGCGCTGGACCTGCCCCGCGACGCGCGCGTGCTGATCCCCGGTTTTACCTTTGCTGCCGTGCCATCGGCGGTGATGCATGCCGACTGCCTGCCGGTCCTGTGCGAGGTGGGCGACAACTACCGCATCGACATCAATGACTTCACCGCCAAGCTGCCCCACGTACAGGCCGTTATCGTCAGCCACATGCGCGGCCACACATCGGACATGGACGCGATCATGCAGTTGGCGACCGCCGCAGGCGTCCCCGTGATCGAGGATGCGGCCCATTCGCTGGGCACGCTGTGGAACGGGCACAAGATCGGGACACTGGGCAAAATCGGCTGCTTCTCGTTCCAGTCCTACAAGATGATCAACGCCGGTGAAGGCGGGATCATGATCACCGATGACGCCGACCTGGTCGCGCGCGCCATCATCATGTCGGGCGCCTACGAACACAATTGGAAGAAACACCCGGTGCTGCAAGACGCCTTTGCCGCGCACCAGAACCGGTGGCCGCTCTACAACCTGCGCATGTCGAACCTCAGCGCGGCGGTCATCCGCCCGCAATTGCCGCACCTGGCCCAACGGGTCGAAGACGGACGACGCAACCACGACCATGTGGCGGCGCTGTTGGATCAAAGCCCGCATATCCACGTCCCCGCCCCGCTTGACGGTGAAGTGCGCGCACCGGATTCGATCCAGTTCAACCTGGTCGATATGTCCGATGAACAGGTCAGCGCCTGTGTCACAGCCGCAGGCGATGCCGGGGTCAAGGTGCAGGTCTTTGGCGCCAGCACCGACAACGCGCGCGCCTTCTGGAACTGGCAGTTCATCCCCGATCTGCCCGACCTGCCCGGAACCCGCGCCATGCTGATGCGCGCCTGCGATGTCCGCCTGCCCGTGCACCTGCCCATCCACACGCTGGATGCCGTGGCGGATGTCCTGCTGTCGGCCGTCGCCACAGCCACCAAGAAACGCGCCGCCTGACCGTTTCTTCCGACCGGAAATACGACGGGGGTGGCGCGCAGCGCCGGGGGCAGAGCCCCCCAAACCCGGTTTGCAACCCGCGCCCGGTCGGCTAGCGTCTGCGCATGACAGACCTGAGCACGGGCGCCGCCTGGATGGGCGGTGCGATCCTTCCCATCGCGGACGCCGCCATTCCCGTAACCGATTGGGGCCTGACGCATTCCGACATCGCCTATGACGTGGTGCCGGTCTGGCAGGGTGCGTTCTTCCGGCTGGATGACTATGTCGCCCGCTTCATCGCGTCCCTGACGGTCGGTCGCTACGACATCGGCATGGATCACGCGGCGATCTGCGCGGCGCTCACCGACATGGTCCGGGCCAGTGGCTTGCAGGACGCGTATGTCGCCATGGTGGCTGCGCGCGGGCGCAACCCCGCGGCAGGCAGCCGTGATCCCCGCGACTGCGCCAATCACTTCTATGCCTGGTGCGTGCCCTACGTGCACATCGTCAAACCCGAGGTGGCAGCACAGGGCACGTCGGTCTGGATCGCCAAGACCGTCCGCCGCATCCCCGCCGACAGCGTGAATCCTAGGGTCAAAAACTACCACTGGGGCGACTTCACGTCGGGCCTGTTCGAGGCCAAGGAGAACGGCTACGAAACCACGCTCCTGCTTGACCACGACGGTCACGTGACCGAAGGACCAGGGTTCAATGTCTTTGCGGTGTTTGGCGACCGGGTCGTGACATCGGATCACGGCGTGCTGCACGGCATCACCCGGCGCACGGTGCTTGAAATATGTGCTGAGGCAGGGCTGACACCCGAAACCCGCCCCCTGCCGCTGGACGAATTCCTGAACGCGGACGAGGTGTTTCTGTCCTCGTCCGGTGGCGGCGTGATCCCGGTGGCGCGGGTGGATGACCGGTACTTTTCCAACGGTACGGCCGGGCCTGTCGCCACGGATCTGCGGGCGCGCTACTTTGACTGGATCATGCGGGACGACTTGCGAACGCCGGTGACGAAAGCACTCGCTGGACGTTGACCGTCTCAAAGCGATTGGGAGCA
This DNA window, taken from uncultured Tateyamaria sp., encodes the following:
- a CDS encoding amino acid ABC transporter ATP-binding protein is translated as MPHVFDTAVIEIRNLHKAYGALEVLKGVDIRAERGDVVSLIGSSGSGKSTLLRCCNLLEDSQQGEVLFKGEPVTWKGKDHARRPSDPKQVLRIRTNLSMVFQQFNLWAHMTILQNVMEAPVTVLRRDPADAEAAARKYLDQVGIGDKCDAFPAQLSGGQQQRAAIARALCMEPEALLFDEPTSALDPELEQEVVKVIKDLAAEGRTMLIVTHDMKLAHDVSDHVVFLHQGLIEEQGAPDDLFGAPKSERLRGFLSATHAA
- a CDS encoding transporter substrate-binding domain-containing protein, yielding MKSILMTTVAVTLTATLAMADGHSVVRMGTEGAYPPWNFINDAGEVDGFERELGDELCSRAELTCEWVTNEWDSIIPNLVSGNYDTIIAGMSITDERDEVIDFTQNYTLPDPSSYAATSADVDVEGAVIAAQTNTIQAAFVAEKGWTLVEFATPEETVAAVKNGEADAVLADQSFLAAIVEEDADLVFLEREELIGGGVGMGVRESDGELKAKFDAAIQSMKDDGSLNDLITKWEIGETF
- a CDS encoding ABC transporter permease subunit, which produces MFSFCTDPSTLPDWQWMACYLTTGKHMSIYWSVLTVLGLLAVTAPAALAFGFAGASAARSGITPVSWLGRGYIAIVRGVPDIAFFLFFVIALDQAIEYLRHKALCPNWTDPIRQGNDFVVCAAAKMPLGNAPQWVHESYGFALAVLTFAIVFGAFAANVLFGAMRAVPKAQLETAEAYGMSPRQTFWRILVPQMWVYALPGLSNLWMVLIKATPLLFLLGVEDIVYWARELGGTKTSRFTEYPHGDWRMWYFLALLVFYLMFTRVSEIVLDRLMARLTHGQATTGGEAQRKVAA
- a CDS encoding ABC transporter permease subunit (The N-terminal region of this protein, as described by TIGR01726, is a three transmembrane segment that identifies a subfamily of ABC transporter permease subunits, which specificities that include histidine, arginine, glutamine, glutamate, L-cystine (sic), the opines (in Agrobacterium) octopine and nopaline, etc.) — translated: MSCVQTIMDYGLRSIGIGERLLPREDFTICQQVTLIGSGMIWNVYFGIVALSLGFFLATAVAIGKNATSTWARKPAEWFIFVFRGSPLFIQFFFAYFLFLQLKGVHPFFDPFTAAWLGALIVLFLNTAAYSAEIFYGALQSIPKGEVEAADAYGLSGWPRFKRVVWPTMLRLAWPAYTNEAIFLFHATTLVFFSGFPAWQQRGDALYYASYFADKTFNPFVPYPILAGYFILLTLVIIGMFGLVNRRLNRHLPANTRQKMKLRMNLIR
- a CDS encoding glutamine synthetase family protein gives rise to the protein MHDWLTGNPEIRAIRVAAADLNGVARGKRMPVRFADKVTQDGTRFPMSVLNLDIWGEDIEDSPLVMETGDRDGVLRPTERGFVPMPWLNTPTGLLPIWMFHDDGRPFAGDPRHALSAVQKRFADKGLTPVVAVELEFFLIDDAGTRLRVPASPRSGKRRVAGEILSMRTLDAFDDFFTELYDACAAMDIPADTAISESGLGQFEINLMHQADALKAADDAWLFKMLVKGLARKHGFAASFMAKPYPDYAGNGLHMHFSVLDAEGRNIFDDGGAAGTDALRHAIQGCLSAMPGSMLIFAPHANSYARLVPGAHAPTGIAWAYENRTAAIRVPSGPPAARRIEHRLAGGDVNPYLSIAAVLGAALNGIEDATDPPAPITGNAYAQDLPQVPATWDAAMAAFEASPEIARIFDAALIANMLMTKRQEARYMAELSPDEQTEIYLDSV
- a CDS encoding type 1 glutamine amidotransferase, with translation MKIGILQTGHAPDEVLGTLGDYDAMFARLLDGHGFDFETFKVVDMDFPSGPDICDGWLVTGSKHGAYEDHPFIPPLEALIRDIHTSGRPMIGVCFGHQIIAQAMGGTVEKFAGGWSVGRREYDYKGETISVNAWHQDQVIAVPPGAEVIGSSAFCANAALVYGNRIWTIQPHPEFGADMVEALATHRAPGVVPDPLIEEARAQLDIPTHRHKVAADMVAFLKQGALVDV
- a CDS encoding glutamine synthetase family protein — encoded protein: MSDPWTATLPDAARLYLEGRRLDEVECIIADLPGIARGKAVPASKFARQEYFHLPDSIFYQTITGDWGEAADEDGFIEKDMILKPDMSTATAAPWTGDWTLQVIHDAYDRKGAPVPFSPRNVLKRVVQLYKDKGWTPVVAPEMEFFLIARNLDPAQEIQPMVGRSGRPAAARQAYSMTAVDEFGPVIDDIYDFAEAQGFEIDGITQEGGAGQLEINLRHGDPVKLADEVFYFKRLIREAALRHDCFATFMAKPIENEPGSAMHIHHSIIDTQTGDNLFVGPQGGDTDAFFHFIAGLQNHLPAALAVMAPFVNSYRRYVKDHAAPINLAWGRDNRTTGIRIPLSEPQARRVENRIAGMDCNPYLGIAASLACGYLGLTQEQRPSAQFRGDAYEGDGDIPRVLGSALDLFDQATDLHAVLGPDFARVYSIVKRAEYDEFLQVISPWEREHLLLNV
- a CDS encoding FAD-binding oxidoreductase, with the translated sequence MDLLTANDRAGAYPDSWYAATSDIGPARPALATDVRADVCIVGAGYTGLSAAVHLAQAGRRVVVLEAQRVGFGASGRNGGQLGTGQRVEQPYLEKMVGPEDARRLWDMGLEATDLVRTLISTHKIDCFYRPGVAWTAETARDVADLHAYADHMSRIYDHPVEVLTRDAFHAICPSPAYRGGVIDPRSGHLHPLRFALGLARAAEAAGATIHEGSTVTGVSTGPVVTVATPGGQVTADHVILACNGYLGGLNAAVAARVMPINNFVAATAPLDDPDRVLARDIAVSDSRFVVNYFRLSHDKRLLFGGGESYGYRFPRDIAAKVRKPMTQIFPHLRDVPIDYAWGGTLAITMKRLPYLARVGPAVLNASGYSGHGVGTATHAGMLMARAIQGQSDGFDTMAAIPTAPFPGGARLRSPLLVLAMTWYSLRDRLGL
- a CDS encoding DegT/DnrJ/EryC1/StrS family aminotransferase, whose protein sequence is MALPDMHSAEPIPAAARDEIDRLLTSGDLFRYTAPQDAPVSLLEAEFAAMMGSKFALAVSSCSAALFLSLKALDLPRDARVLIPGFTFAAVPSAVMHADCLPVLCEVGDNYRIDINDFTAKLPHVQAVIVSHMRGHTSDMDAIMQLATAAGVPVIEDAAHSLGTLWNGHKIGTLGKIGCFSFQSYKMINAGEGGIMITDDADLVARAIIMSGAYEHNWKKHPVLQDAFAAHQNRWPLYNLRMSNLSAAVIRPQLPHLAQRVEDGRRNHDHVAALLDQSPHIHVPAPLDGEVRAPDSIQFNLVDMSDEQVSACVTAAGDAGVKVQVFGASTDNARAFWNWQFIPDLPDLPGTRAMLMRACDVRLPVHLPIHTLDAVADVLLSAVATATKKRAA
- a CDS encoding aminotransferase class IV — encoded protein: MTDLSTGAAWMGGAILPIADAAIPVTDWGLTHSDIAYDVVPVWQGAFFRLDDYVARFIASLTVGRYDIGMDHAAICAALTDMVRASGLQDAYVAMVAARGRNPAAGSRDPRDCANHFYAWCVPYVHIVKPEVAAQGTSVWIAKTVRRIPADSVNPRVKNYHWGDFTSGLFEAKENGYETTLLLDHDGHVTEGPGFNVFAVFGDRVVTSDHGVLHGITRRTVLEICAEAGLTPETRPLPLDEFLNADEVFLSSSGGGVIPVARVDDRYFSNGTAGPVATDLRARYFDWIMRDDLRTPVTKALAGR